A genome region from Frankineae bacterium MT45 includes the following:
- a CDS encoding RDD family protein produces the protein MGLGGRMSATEHTSTVPPSARPYQGHRAGIVTRTLCAMVDLLVVVIIVAGIYAGIAGVAFVLDPRSFHWPKHVGLSMIAIGYVVAVIYLTLAWGTTGRSYGASLLGLRVVNIRGELMRFPGAFLRAVFCVGFPIGLYWAAVSRSNRSLQDVVLRSSAIYDWRQKVQRTTLPEVSPETAAPSA, from the coding sequence ATGGGACTGGGGGGCCGGATGTCCGCGACTGAACACACCTCGACCGTCCCGCCGTCGGCCCGTCCGTACCAGGGTCATCGGGCCGGCATCGTCACCCGGACGCTCTGCGCCATGGTGGACCTTCTCGTCGTCGTCATCATCGTGGCCGGAATCTATGCGGGTATCGCCGGCGTGGCCTTCGTCCTCGACCCCCGCAGCTTCCACTGGCCAAAGCATGTCGGGTTGAGCATGATCGCCATCGGCTACGTGGTGGCCGTCATCTACTTGACGCTGGCCTGGGGTACCACCGGACGCAGCTACGGGGCCTCGCTGCTCGGCCTGCGGGTGGTGAACATCCGGGGCGAGTTGATGCGCTTTCCCGGCGCCTTCCTGCGTGCCGTCTTCTGCGTCGGCTTCCCGATCGGTCTCTACTGGGCCGCGGTGAGCCGGTCGAACCGGTCACTGCAGGACGTGGTGCTGCGCAGTTCGGCGATCTACGACTGGCGGCAGAAGGTACAGCGCACCACGCTGCCCGAAGTCTCGCCGGAGACGGCCGCCCCCTCGGCCTGA
- a CDS encoding 3-phenylpropionate/trans-cinnamate dioxygenase ferredoxin reductase subunit — protein MSSNETFVIVGASLAGAKAAEALREQDFEGRVILIGDEVHRPYERPPLSKGYLMGSAERDSVFVHAANWYDEQHVQLQVATTVTAIDRTEHQVVLADDESIRYDRLLLTTGSRPRALTVTGSDAAGVHYLRTLDDSEELGRVIENAKRLVVIGAGWIGLEAAAAARAADVEVTVVESAELPLLRVLGPQVAQVFADLHRGHGVDLRLGVTLQEITTADGHATGVRLAGGEVIAADAVLIGVGVLPNSELAEAAGLDVDNGVLVDDALRSSDPDIFAAGDVANALHPVLQRRIRVEHWANALKQPKVAATSMRGETTSYQDLPYFFTDQYDLGMEYVGYVAPDEYDEVLFRGDPAAGEFIAFWLKQGRVLAGMNVNVWDVVDPIKAIITAGAEQDRQRLADPAVPLDAL, from the coding sequence ATGTCCAGCAATGAAACGTTCGTGATTGTCGGGGCGAGCCTGGCCGGCGCGAAGGCGGCCGAGGCTCTGCGGGAGCAGGACTTCGAAGGCCGGGTGATCCTGATCGGCGATGAGGTGCACCGCCCCTACGAGCGGCCGCCGCTCTCCAAGGGGTATCTGATGGGGAGTGCCGAGCGGGACTCGGTCTTCGTGCATGCGGCGAACTGGTACGACGAGCAGCACGTGCAGTTGCAGGTCGCCACCACGGTCACCGCCATCGACCGGACTGAGCACCAGGTCGTGCTCGCCGACGACGAGTCGATCCGCTACGACCGGCTGCTCCTCACCACCGGATCGCGTCCGCGCGCGCTGACCGTCACCGGAAGCGACGCGGCCGGCGTCCACTACCTGCGCACCCTGGACGACTCCGAGGAGCTCGGCCGGGTCATCGAGAATGCCAAGCGGCTCGTCGTCATCGGTGCCGGTTGGATCGGGCTGGAGGCGGCGGCCGCGGCTCGGGCGGCCGATGTCGAGGTGACGGTGGTGGAGTCGGCCGAACTGCCGCTGCTGCGGGTCCTCGGACCACAGGTCGCTCAGGTCTTCGCCGACCTGCACCGCGGGCACGGCGTGGATCTGCGGTTGGGTGTCACGCTGCAGGAGATCACCACGGCCGACGGGCACGCCACCGGCGTTCGACTGGCTGGCGGTGAGGTCATCGCGGCGGACGCGGTCCTGATCGGGGTGGGTGTGCTGCCGAACAGCGAGCTGGCCGAGGCGGCCGGCTTGGACGTAGACAACGGTGTGCTCGTCGACGACGCGCTGCGCAGCAGCGACCCGGATATCTTCGCCGCCGGCGACGTCGCCAACGCACTGCACCCCGTGCTGCAACGGAGAATCCGGGTCGAGCACTGGGCGAATGCCTTGAAACAGCCCAAGGTTGCCGCGACCTCGATGCGGGGCGAGACGACCAGCTACCAGGATCTGCCGTATTTCTTTACTGATCAATACGACCTCGGCATGGAGTACGTCGGCTACGTCGCCCCTGATGAGTACGACGAGGTGCTCTTCCGGGGCGATCCGGCGGCGGGGGAGTTCATCGCCTTCTGGCTGAAGCAGGGACGAGTGCTGGCCGGCATGAACGTCAATGTGTGGGACGTCGTCGACCCGATCAAGGCGATCATCACCGCGGGTGCCGAGCAGGACCGGCAGCGGTTGGCCGACCCTGCGGTGCCGCTCGACGCACTGTAA